A single window of Nicotiana sylvestris chromosome 3, ASM39365v2, whole genome shotgun sequence DNA harbors:
- the LOC104215191 gene encoding uncharacterized protein, translating to MSEYILFRFHHGGVFIEAPVTKYVGESEVKEFSIDKDHLSFFELEYYTRSMGYISVRGFYVFNSRSEKFVLIENDEQLYNIGCHCKEGVLYLFVCHLIDYPHVEVVPTTLICEPQVVESQSRATLDGDLAGIIAENYAEYSVEAVVNTTIENTQAENGETDLDAAGENTDLNLSDLFSGDSYLDDIPEQDHSELDEKLIAIRNERRMKILEKEKLKKKKKLTPTEEVELGEAEVDIGFDDIERPSKRDKYARKLGGGDEDYYDSSDIGSDDSHDELNVLLYVKYLILG from the coding sequence ATGTCAGAATATATTCTTTTTCGTTTTCACCACGGTGGAGTTTTTATCGAAGCTCCTGTCACTAAATACGTTGGTGAAAGTGAGGTAAAAGAGTTTTCTATAGATAAGGACCACTTATCCTTTTTTGAGCTTGAGTATTATACTAGAAGTATGGGGTATATTTCTGTTAGGGGCTTTTATGTATTTAACTCTAGGTCAGAAAAGTTTGTACTAATTGAAAATGATGAACAATTGTATAATATTGGCTGTCATTGTAAAGAGGGAGTATTATACTTATTTGTTTGTCATCTTATTGATTACCCTCATGTGGAGGTGGTCCCAACTACTCTTATCTGTGAGCCACAAGTGGTTGAAAGTCAGTCTAGGGCAACTTTAGATGGTGATTTAGCTGGTATAATTGCAGAAAACTATGCTGAATATTCTGTAGAGGCTGTAGTAAATACAACTATAGAAAACACTCAAGCTGAAAATGGTGAGACTGATTTAGATGCTGCTGGTGAAAATACAGATCTGAATTTATCAGATTTGTTCTCTGGTGACAGTTATTTAGATGATATACCTGAGCAAGATCATAGTGAGTTAGATGAGAAGTTAATAGcaataaggaatgaaagaaggaTGAAGATTTTGGAGAAAGAAAagctaaagaagaagaagaaacttaCTCCAACTGAGGAAGTTGAGCTAGGGGAAGCTGAAGTAGACATAGGTTTTGATGATATTGAAAGGCCAAGTAAGAGAGACAAGTATGCTagaaaattgggggggggggatgagGATTACTATGATAGTAGTGATATAGGAAGTGATGATAGTCACGATGAGCTAAATGTGCTACTATATGTGAAATATTTAATTCTTGGATAG